The Ischnura elegans chromosome 9, ioIscEleg1.1, whole genome shotgun sequence genome includes the window TGCTATATATTATAACTGATGAGTATAACTTTCTAAATATATGGAAATTGATGGTTGTGTTCATAACGATCATTGTCACAATCAAAACCCATTTCGAATAAATATGCTTCTTCCTCCAAAATAACATGATATGTCACTAGATTGAATATATGTCTTGGTAAAAACTGgcaaaaaatcataatgatattATCTGTATTGTTCTGTACTACTCTATGAAAAACATATCCTTGTGTATCTTCATTGTTTGTGATACTATATGATTGTCTAACAAtaactttcgatattttttccaagcataaatgaaacaatgtattcattgtaaatgtgatcttttttaagtttactgcaatggaaaagtaaaacatatcaaaatgtgtttactatttctttctcaattaatatatatatctGAATGGGAAGAAcatttaagtaatatttcaagatcaatttaatgttattcatcaagagaatattatgtgaaatttGGCTACAGCTTAAAGGAAGTGCAAAATTCGTTTTCATTTCTGCAAAATATATTATACTGTCTGTAATTTGTTGAATACATAATAAACGTAACGACTTCATAATTGCTTACCTCTAGTAGTGCGAAGAGACTGAAGAATAGGTACTGGACCAAGAAGCAAAATGGTGCACTCTGCTACAAAATGCGGTACTGATGTGTGACACAAGTAGCGTGAACATAGAGAACAACGTTTCTCTTGAGAAGCAAGGAGATGAAGAACTATGATCTGCACGCTAATCGTTAAAAATCAGAACTGTACTTTCCTTTGGAAACGCTGCTGTATTTATAAGCGCATccgatgttaaaaaataaaaatttctggagaGATGGAGTGTGGGTACATCATCCAGTTAAGACTTGATTCGCTCTCCAAGGAGGCTGGTGTATGCAACGTGATGTGGGAAAAGTTCAAGGCTAATGGGTGGAGGCGCTTTGCTCGGAGCGAAGACATGCTTGAAGGTGAACTTGAGGTGAACAGACTATGAACGCTGGAGCAGGTGGCTGACGTgggaaaatgataataaatttaaagaaggaaTTTTCAAAGCTAAAGTGAATGCATGCTCCAAGGAGAAATTGAGGACGAGTATAATTCAAGGAGAGTCGAGCAGGTGTACATGATGTGAAAAAGCTCAAGGCTAACTGGCTGAGGACGCTTTGCTTGAAAGGTTAACACACGGTCCAAGGAGAAAATGAGGACGAGTATAATTCAAGGAGAGTCGAGCAGGTGTACGTGATGTGAAAAAGCTCAAGGCTAACTGGCTGCAGACGCTTCGCTTGAAAGGTTAACACATCTCCAAGGAGAAATTGAGGACGAGTATAATTCAAGGAGAGTCGAGCAGGTGTACGTGATGTGAAAAAGCTCAAGGCTAACTGGCTGAGGACGCTTCGCTTTAAAGGTTAACACACGCTCCAAGGAGAATCGgacttgagataaaaaatgaaatagcacttaCCTTACCGCGAACAGGGGAGTGGGATGAGGGTGAAGTGTGGTGTGAGTTGCCCGAAGATTTTGTATATAAGACGATCCTTTTCGAGGTTGCATCACAGCGTCTTACCGTCGTCCTCACCGTCGTGGTACACCTTGCAGTTTGCCTTAGACCGTCGTCACCGCAACTCCAAGCCTGCTTTCGCCGCACTTCCAGCCTGCAATTGTTCTCATCATCGTCGTACACCTTGCAGTTTGCCTTAGACCGTCGTCACCGCAACTCCAAGCCTGCTTTCGCCGCACTTCCAGCCTGCAATTGTTCTCATCATCGTCGTACACCTTGCAGTTGACTTCTACCATTGCCGCAGTTGA containing:
- the LOC124165395 gene encoding uncharacterized protein LOC124165395 gives rise to the protein MTEDDDPAVEADAAAALLLPLRDVTVARLELWIGLQESTAAMVEVNCKVYDDDENNCRLEVRRKQAWSCGDDGLRQTARCTTMMRTIAGWKCGESRLGVAVTTV